In one window of Penaeus monodon isolate SGIC_2016 chromosome 36, NSTDA_Pmon_1, whole genome shotgun sequence DNA:
- the LOC119595860 gene encoding coiled-coil domain-containing protein 39-like — protein sequence MEAALEKALANPGLGVLLLDERNRGLAEDVEKLRQEVSHSEDTWKLENDTKRRNAEYLSDMTQMLDNIQKLVSAHQKDVESESKQEKAASSEADGILRQCRKKHGEISHVQEASEYLESLINQHQREHEDLQKNLTGDSSLLKELLDHLAEADNDNLLLLQYSAEDASKIKELSVALERASAQVAVTESELSSAQAEAAASQTTLDQLSTAFLQAAAHRDHLLAQWEITLNHIYQKANEQTLCIEDSLAAQQKIGILQREVEQENQILRQVQSSCQQVLTNIQVVDDESVLVNTHLQAVTTTKEQIQSQIWALQNALIKVNKEIESLNIQLSEQRSFREEKEAFYESMEQKCKKSEEKLTVNTELVISVEESLQSLEAMLKDAEALARGLNKQKERIVEAEQHHEEAVAEWHRQELLLKGEITALSATKARNLVYIKELDTKAVKQKEVLHDQELNIQQLRRRIHDLTHDRNNNAVDSEEQKQLELLQLRLKEISVTIKMLTKQLTLLKNSRSQEQTNVIQLQKQSAKMEAELTTVKMTSESAERECARLSSKTEELMVDVSLSQLHLQRRMAQLQAVMAKVSQLAEDKSDMEKLITEQIRVVKERVDKADVTLRALNSEMHRLFLQLHEVTSRIDQLKDKHSKIKMSLDTPEGEEGVSTTQVFLKVANERAGLQETGDLLDLEVRRAEEEVEALQQMLTLISIEGQQYRSQLHDILHHSEEQKERIILEENLASLEEEIQVWETMLDQAQVGLQNTQSKLHEVELQVHAVEELLKEKNIHMTAVQRETESHCNKARHAAQATATMQWRTRGKSLQQYDIELRLAQERLRAINSLLGDAVSHHPEARESVVIYCQQVNIPPPDVTKLTKKESFGSRSSIGTLHSSRSSSASRPRSGSPGNESWKSRSHHSSMSSLHSQDSGRSGSPYQGPPAPRSRRASSTTRLGIKPVTHPGITVLSPVFPTKDVKRHHYQGKKLSKRPTMHL from the exons ATGGAGGCTGCTTTGGAGAAAGCCCTGGCAAATCCAGGCTTGGGTGTGCTCCTGCTGGATGAAAGAAATCGTGGCCTTGCAGAGGATGTGGAGAAACTGCGGCAAGAAGTATCTCACAGTGAAGATACTTGGAAATTAGAAAATGACACCAAGCGCAGAAATGCTGAGTACTTATCAGACATGACACAAATGCTAGATAACATCCAG aaATTAGTTTCTGCTCATCAAAAAGATGTTGAGTCTGAAAGTAAGCAAGAAAAAGCAGCAAGCAGTGAAGCTGATGGAATTTTACGTCAGTGTCGAAAAAAGCATGGAGAAATATCTCATGTCCAGGAAGCATCAGAATATCTAGAATCCCTTATCAATCAGCATCAAAGGGAACATGAAGATCTGCAAAAAAATTTGACTGGTGATTCCAGTCTTTTGAAAGAATTATTGGATCATTTAGCTGAAGCAGATAATGATAACCTTCTCCTTTTGCAATACTCTGCAGAAGATGCTTCCAAAATAAAG GAACTTAGCGTTGCCCTTGAACGTGCAAGTGCTCAAGTAGCAGTGACAGAATCTGAGCTCTCCAGTGCGCAGGCAGAAGCAGCAGCATCTCAGACAACATTAGACCAGCTTAGTACAGCATTTCTACAGGCAGCAGCTCATCGTGACCATCTACTTGCTCAGTGGGAGATCACTCTAAATCACATTTATCAGAAAGCTAATGAACAGACACTGTGCATTGAG gatTCACTAGCAGCACAGCAGAAAATTGGCATCTTACAAAGGGAAGTTGAGCAAGAAAATCAGATTTTAAGACAAGTACAAAGTTCGTGTCAGCAAGTCTTAACTAACATCCAGGTTGTAGATGATGAGAGTGTATTGGTTAACACACACCTGCAAGCAGTGACCACTACAAAAGAACAAATTCAGTCTCAG ATTTGGGCTTTGCAAAATGCACTTATAAAAgttaataaagaaatagaaagccTAAATATTCAGCTGTCTGAGCAAAGGTCATTTCGTGAGGAGAAAGAGGCTTTTTATGAAAGCATGGAGCAAAAGTGCAAGAAATCGGAGGAAAAGCTGACTGTCAATACTGAACTTGTAATTTCAGTCGAAGAATCACTTCAATCTTTAGAAGCCATGTTGAAG GATGCTGAAGCTCTAGCACGAGGATTAAATAAGCAGAAAGAGAGGATTGTGGAGGCTGAGCAACACCATGAAGAGGCTGTGGCTGAGTGGCACAGGCAAGAACTATTACTGAAAGGAGAAATCACGGCCTTATCTGCAACTAAGGCTCGTAACTTGGTATATATTAAGGAGCTTGACACGAAAGCTGTAAAGCAAAAGGAGGTTTTGCATGACCAG GAACTCAATATTCAGCAGCTCCGACGTAGAATCCATGATCTTACTCATGATAGAAACAACAATGCAGTGGATTCAGAAGAACAAAAGCAACTGGAACTCCTGCAACTTCGCCTTAAAGAAATATCAGTCACAATAAAGATGCTTACAAAACAGTTGACACTTCTAAAG AATTCTCGATCCCAGGAGCAGACTAATGTGATTCAACTACAGAAACAAAGTGCTAAGATGGAGGCAGAACTAACAACTGTAAAAATGACTAGTGAAAGTGCAGAAAG agaatgTGCCAGACTGTCTAGCAAAACAGAAGAACTAATGGTTGATGTCAGCCTGTCACAGCTGCACTTGCAGCGACGGATGGCACAGCTTCAAGCAGTTATGGCTAAAGTGTCACAGTTGGCagaggataagtctgatatggaAAAG ttaatCACAGAACAGATCAGAGTTGTGAAAGAACGAGTTGACAAAGCAGATGTCACCCTGAGGGCCTTGAACAGTGAGATGCATCGACTCTTCCTGCAGTTGCATGAAGTTACTTCAAGGATTGATCAGCTGAAAGACAA ACATTCTAAAATCAAGATGAGTCTTGATACaccagaaggggaagaaggggtttCTACAACACAAGTCTTCTTAAAG GTGGCCAATGAGCGTGCTGGTCTGCAAGAGACTGGTGACCTTCTTGACCTTGAGGTGAGACGTGCAGAGGAGGAGGTTGAAGCTCTACAGCAAATGCTAACTTTAATTAGTATAGAGGGTCAGCAGTACCGTTCACAACTTCATGACATCCTCCATCACA GCGAGGAGCAGAAAGAAAGGATTATTCTGGAGGAGAACTTGGCATCTTTAGAAGAGGAGATCCAGGTGTGGGAGACAATGTTAGATCAAGCACAAGTAGGATTGCAG AATACACAAAGCAAGCTTCATGAGGTAGAACTGCAAGTCCATGCTGTAGAAGAACtcctgaaggaaaaaaatattcacatgaCGGCAGTACAAAGAGAAACGGAGAGCCACTGCAATAAAGCTCGCCATGCAGCCCAAGCCACGGCCACAATGCAGTGGAGAACCCGTGGAAAATCATTGCAACAG TATGACATCGAACTCAGACTTGCACAGGAACGTCTGCGTGCAATAAATTCACTCTTGGGTGATGCAGTCTCACATCATCCTGAGGCCAGGGaatctgttgtgatatattgccAACAAGTGAATATTCCTCCTCCAGATGTTACAAAACTCACCAAGAAGGAATCATTTGGTTCAAG GTCCAGCATTGGCACCTTGCATTCATCTCGAAGCAGCAGTGCCAGTCGTCCTCGGAGTGGATCACCAGGAAATGAATCTTGGAAGTCTCGTAGCCATCATTCATCCATGTCTTCACTCCATTCTCAAGACTCTGGCCGAAGTGGTTCTCCTTATCAGGGGCCTCCTGCTCCAAGGAGTAGGAGAGCAAGTAGCACCACTAGACTAGGGATAAAGCCAGTCACACATCCTGGTATAACTGTCCTGTCACCAG TTTTTCCTACAAAGGATGTAAAGAGACACCATTATCAAGGCAAAAAGCTGTCCAAGAGACCAACAATGCATCTATAG